A genomic region of Tissierella sp. contains the following coding sequences:
- a CDS encoding transposase → MGRRPRIEYYGAIYHIIHRGNNKSFIFQKNEEKTALLNILGEVKEIFDFSLLSYVIMDNHYHFVVKVHNIPISQIMHRINTKYAKYYNLKEERSGSPFESRYRGIIVQNESYLFNLIKYIHNNPVYANICTSMSQYKWSSDMFYRMNIGNLVNIEKLLEIFSLDRVESITKYKEMMSGPPDDYKTYNDLFEQDEVIGTEKFKKSLEEESKTQKEIELDDILKAICPAPSDYELIKEASRKRYLIKYKYEYAIEALNQGYRITEIANNIKLSNTAINKILESSQ, encoded by the coding sequence ATGGGAAGAAGGCCAAGGATAGAATATTACGGTGCAATTTACCATATTATTCACAGGGGGAACAATAAAAGTTTTATATTTCAAAAGAATGAAGAAAAAACTGCTTTGTTAAATATCTTAGGCGAGGTAAAGGAGATATTTGATTTTAGTTTATTATCGTATGTGATTATGGACAATCATTATCATTTTGTCGTAAAAGTGCACAATATTCCCATTAGTCAAATAATGCATAGAATTAATACAAAATATGCTAAATATTATAATCTTAAGGAGGAAAGATCAGGTTCTCCATTTGAGAGTAGATATAGAGGAATCATTGTTCAAAATGAATCCTATCTTTTCAACTTAATTAAATACATTCATAACAATCCAGTATATGCTAATATATGTACCTCAATGAGCCAGTATAAATGGAGTTCAGATATGTTTTATAGGATGAACATAGGCAATCTTGTAAATATTGAGAAATTACTAGAAATATTTTCCTTAGACAGAGTAGAATCCATTACGAAATATAAAGAGATGATGAGCGGACCACCAGATGACTATAAAACTTACAATGATTTATTTGAGCAGGATGAAGTAATAGGCACAGAAAAATTCAAGAAATCCTTAGAAGAAGAGAGTAAGACACAAAAGGAAATTGAGCTTGATGATATATTAAAGGCAATATGTCCAGCCCCTTCGGACTATGAGTTAATCAAAGAAGCCTCTAGAAAAAGATATCTAATAAAATACAAATATGAGTATGCAATTGAAGCATTAAATCAGGGATATAGAATAACTGAAATAGCCAATAATATAAAATTAAGTAATACTGCAATAAATAAAATACTAGAGTCCTCCCAATAA
- a CDS encoding 5'-nucleotidase C-terminal domain-containing protein has product MNFRNKRIVSLFLSLALVIGILVGAVPQAYAEEAAKVTVDIYSFNDFHGNVTDLGKDIGMAKMIAYSKTILENNPNSIFVSAGDLYQGTAISNLTHGKPVNEMMKAMGVTASAIGNHEFDWGVEFIPTWAKDGGFDFLATNIVDAKTKEPVEWAKPYKIVEKGNLKIAFIGLAHPDTSTLTKAEFVGELEFTDPVVAAETWVKFLKEGKAEEGTPDVIIALTHLDSNQNRDTKEVTGNAVELTAVEGIDGIISGHSHLTVAGKVNDVPIAQGYKNGRGLAVLSIELDKDNKVVSIEPRYEDLAAKAADIVADAEGQKLFDEYKLAAEPVLGELLGEAAGAFEHNSRENNVTLLGRWSSEVMKEKTGVQVAIQNGGGLRRTLEKGTITMGDLYEIMPFDNQLVTLEMTGADLKKAIDHGINNPDIGNGQFAGLIVEFDKDAEFENRITKISLEDGTPLDMNAYYTVVTNDFLITGGDKYDFSNARNIVDTFIPIRDVLVEAIKEAKVITPEPVDYLFEAVAKAEEKYVVKTDDVLWKIAKMFNTTWEKLAEYNNLKNPHLIFPNQVILIP; this is encoded by the coding sequence ATGAATTTTAGAAACAAAAGAATTGTTAGTCTATTTTTATCATTAGCCCTAGTAATAGGAATATTGGTAGGAGCAGTACCACAAGCATATGCTGAGGAAGCAGCTAAGGTAACTGTTGACATTTATTCATTTAATGATTTTCATGGTAATGTAACTGATTTAGGCAAGGATATAGGTATGGCTAAGATGATTGCTTACTCTAAGACTATCTTAGAGAATAATCCTAATTCCATATTTGTATCAGCAGGAGACCTATATCAAGGTACTGCAATATCAAATCTTACACATGGTAAGCCAGTAAATGAAATGATGAAAGCTATGGGAGTAACAGCTTCAGCCATAGGTAATCATGAGTTTGACTGGGGAGTAGAATTTATACCAACATGGGCTAAAGATGGTGGCTTTGATTTCTTAGCTACAAATATTGTAGATGCAAAGACTAAAGAACCAGTAGAATGGGCAAAACCTTATAAAATAGTGGAAAAAGGCAACCTAAAAATAGCTTTTATAGGTTTAGCACATCCAGATACAAGTACTCTTACTAAAGCAGAATTTGTAGGAGAATTAGAATTTACAGATCCAGTTGTAGCAGCAGAAACATGGGTTAAGTTTTTGAAAGAAGGTAAAGCAGAAGAAGGTACTCCAGATGTAATCATAGCTCTTACTCACTTGGATTCTAATCAAAATAGAGATACTAAGGAAGTCACTGGAAACGCAGTGGAACTTACAGCAGTAGAGGGTATAGATGGAATAATTTCTGGACATAGTCATCTAACTGTAGCTGGTAAAGTAAATGATGTTCCAATAGCTCAAGGATATAAAAATGGTCGTGGACTTGCAGTATTATCTATTGAATTAGATAAGGATAATAAGGTAGTATCCATAGAGCCAAGATATGAGGATTTAGCAGCTAAAGCAGCTGATATAGTGGCTGATGCAGAAGGGCAAAAGCTGTTTGATGAATATAAATTAGCAGCAGAGCCAGTACTTGGAGAATTACTTGGTGAAGCAGCAGGTGCTTTTGAACACAATAGTAGAGAAAATAATGTTACATTATTAGGTAGATGGTCTTCAGAAGTTATGAAGGAAAAGACTGGAGTTCAAGTAGCTATTCAAAATGGTGGCGGACTTAGAAGAACTTTAGAAAAGGGCACCATAACTATGGGAGATTTATACGAAATAATGCCATTTGATAACCAATTAGTAACTTTAGAAATGACAGGTGCAGATTTAAAGAAGGCTATAGATCATGGTATAAATAATCCAGATATAGGAAATGGCCAATTTGCAGGACTTATCGTTGAATTTGATAAAGATGCAGAATTCGAAAACAGAATAACTAAGATAAGCTTAGAAGACGGTACTCCATTAGATATGAATGCATATTACACTGTAGTTACAAATGATTTCCTAATTACAGGAGGAGACAAGTATGACTTCTCAAATGCTAGAAACATAGTTGATACATTCATTCCTATTAGAGATGTTTTAGTAGAAGCTATAAAAGAAGCTAAGGTAATTACACCTGAGCCTGTAGACTATTTATTTGAAGCTGTTGCTAAAGCTGAAGAGAAATATGTTGTAAAAACAGATGATGTTCTTTGGAAAATAGCTAAGATGTTTAATACTACTTGGGAAAAGTTAGCTGAATATAATAATTTAAAGAATCCTCACCTAATCTTCCCTAATCAAGTAATATTAATTCCATAA
- a CDS encoding 5'-nucleotidase C-terminal domain-containing protein, whose translation MLLRNKRIYSLVLALLMLVGIMIPSVTFADAETVKITILGTTDLHANIYNWSYEDGKETEDFGMAKVYSVVKKVREENPNTLLIDNGDTIQGTILSDDLYNFNLELKHPVIDVMNFMGYDSFTLGNHEFNFGLEMVKKIKEEAKFPILAANANYKEDGSYLVEPYVIKEVGGVKVGILGLTNPNIPRWDGPKVGDLEFATPVESAEKHIKEMKEKGVDLIILSTHMGYTSEYGGDGADEIIAKFPEVAAVITGHGHVTENQKVGNTLVGAARNEGRQVVRFDFELTKKDNTWVIVDSKVDIIEVKEYEASTELKEYAKGYHDKTLDFLVDVIGTASADFAPASEIPGIPEAQLKDTAVIDLINDVQLKATGADVAGAALFASGSNLRAGDITYASIFEIYKYPNTLVGVEVTGAELKAYMEWSAAYYNTFVPGDINLSFNPKIRVYNYDMFQGVDYKVDVSKPEGERIVDLKLNGELLKETDTLKLAINNYRYGGLMNMGIISGEPYFESDPKSLRSYIADYIAEQGVIEPKVDNNWEVIGADFNHPLRDYIIGEIKAGNIEIPKSEDGRTVNVKAINAIDMIEGGLIPEEVLKANMPVAEEYVVKPGDVLWKIAKMYNTTWEKLAEYNNLKNPHLIFPNQVILVK comes from the coding sequence ATGTTGCTAAGAAACAAAAGAATTTATAGTTTAGTATTGGCATTGCTTATGCTAGTGGGTATTATGATCCCATCTGTAACTTTTGCTGATGCTGAAACTGTAAAGATTACTATTTTGGGAACTACTGACTTACATGCTAACATTTATAATTGGTCTTATGAAGATGGGAAGGAAACTGAAGATTTTGGTATGGCAAAGGTTTATTCTGTAGTTAAGAAGGTAAGGGAGGAAAACCCTAATACACTCTTAATAGACAATGGTGATACTATCCAGGGGACTATACTATCTGATGATTTGTACAATTTTAACTTAGAATTAAAGCATCCAGTAATTGATGTAATGAATTTTATGGGTTATGATTCATTTACTTTGGGAAATCATGAGTTTAACTTTGGATTAGAAATGGTGAAAAAGATTAAAGAGGAAGCAAAATTTCCTATATTAGCAGCAAATGCTAATTATAAAGAAGATGGTTCATATTTAGTAGAACCATATGTAATTAAGGAAGTGGGAGGCGTTAAGGTTGGTATATTAGGACTTACTAACCCGAATATCCCAAGATGGGATGGACCTAAGGTTGGGGATTTAGAGTTTGCAACACCTGTAGAATCAGCAGAAAAACACATTAAGGAAATGAAAGAAAAAGGAGTAGATTTAATAATTCTTTCTACACATATGGGCTATACTTCAGAATACGGTGGAGATGGAGCAGATGAAATTATTGCTAAGTTCCCTGAAGTAGCTGCAGTAATAACAGGACATGGACATGTAACTGAAAACCAAAAGGTTGGAAACACCTTGGTTGGAGCTGCTAGAAATGAAGGTAGGCAAGTTGTAAGATTTGACTTTGAATTGACTAAGAAAGATAATACCTGGGTAATTGTAGATAGTAAAGTTGATATTATAGAAGTTAAAGAATATGAGGCATCTACAGAATTAAAAGAATATGCAAAAGGCTATCATGATAAGACATTGGACTTCTTGGTTGATGTTATAGGAACAGCCAGTGCAGATTTTGCTCCGGCCTCAGAAATTCCAGGTATTCCAGAAGCTCAACTTAAAGACACAGCGGTAATTGATTTAATTAACGATGTTCAACTTAAAGCAACTGGCGCAGATGTTGCAGGGGCAGCATTGTTTGCTTCAGGTTCTAATCTAAGAGCTGGAGATATAACTTATGCTAGTATATTTGAGATCTACAAATATCCTAATACTTTAGTGGGAGTAGAGGTTACCGGAGCTGAATTAAAAGCTTATATGGAATGGTCAGCTGCTTATTATAACACTTTTGTTCCTGGAGATATTAATTTGAGCTTTAATCCTAAGATTAGAGTATATAATTATGACATGTTCCAAGGCGTAGATTATAAGGTAGATGTGTCTAAGCCAGAAGGAGAAAGAATTGTAGATTTGAAATTAAACGGAGAGTTATTAAAAGAAACAGATACATTAAAATTAGCTATAAATAACTATAGATATGGTGGATTGATGAATATGGGCATTATTAGTGGCGAACCGTATTTTGAATCAGATCCAAAATCATTAAGATCCTACATTGCAGATTATATAGCAGAACAGGGTGTTATCGAACCTAAGGTGGATAACAACTGGGAAGTTATAGGGGCGGATTTTAATCACCCATTAAGAGACTATATTATTGGTGAAATTAAGGCAGGCAATATTGAGATACCTAAATCAGAAGATGGAAGAACAGTCAATGTTAAGGCTATTAATGCAATTGATATGATAGAAGGAGGTTTAATTCCAGAGGAAGTATTAAAAGCAAATATGCCAGTCGCCGAAGAATATGTAGTCAAGCCAGGGGATGTTCTTTGGAAAATTGCTAAGATGTATAATACTACTTGGGAGAAATTAGCAGAGTATAATAACTTAAAAAATCCTCACCTAATCTTCCCGAATCAAGTAATATTAGTTAAATAA